GCATTGTCGCACACCTCACGGGTTTCCACGGCATATCCACCTTCACCGATTGCTTTCGCAGTGGGGACATAGCCGATTTCACCATTGGCGAGGCCGATTATATAGGTATAACTAAATGGGCTTTCACGTTTTATGCGTTGACCGATTTCTGTGAAGAGCTCGCCGGGAAAACTGATCAGCGCACAGTCGCCGATCGCGATGCAGGTATGTTCCGCCGGGATGTCACGGTTTTCCTGTTCATGGAGACGTTTGAAGAGAAGCGCCTTGTAATCGTCGCCGACTCCATCCGCCATCGTCCTGACAGCCCCTCCGGTGGCGGCAATCACCTGTTCCGCCCATGATAATTCATCAGCCGTTATCATTCGCGGAGGCAGTGTGTACCGGACATGCCCGGTTCGGATTCTCAAATCCTGCGAAAGATCGATACGGCACGCTGTTTCCGCTACGGCAGCGGCGAGCGCACTGCCTGTCCTTTCGACCCCTTCCGTGTCACGGTCCCTGAGGCCGTCGATATCCATGGTTCCCTGGGCGCCGTTGAGGAATAGCGCCGTACAACCGTACTCGTTTTCGAGGAGGTGCGCCGCGTAACCAGGATAATCGCCGCTGATACGGTAATTGTCACCCGACAGCACATTGGGATGTCCCGCATGGTTGAAAAGCAGGCATCGTGCAGTTCCGGGATTTCCGGCATCGGCGAACTTCACAATGCCGACCTCTGAATCGGTCTCTCCGAGCGGCCCGATGATTTTTTCGGCAGGGTACTGCTCCCAGTTCATGACCACATGCCCGTCCTCGGCGAGAAGGCGGCGATAATGGCTGATGGTATTCTCCGCACCAGATGCAAAACCGACGGCGACAGGCCCGGTGTTGCGGGCGGCATCGCGTGTGACCTCCGTAATCTTTTCATGAAGTTCTCCGATATAGCCATCCTCGACGGGATTGAAGAAACCGATCGTTGCAGGCCCCGAATGAGTGTGCGTCGCGGCGATAACGATGTGTTCCGGCGGTATTCCTGTCTCGCGGGCGATCGATTCCCTCATGAGATGAGCATCACTGCCGCGAATGCCGCAGACTTCGACCGAAATGAGTGCGCAGGCATGTTCCATACTGTCGTCCGACCCCAGAACAAGCGCCCGAGCAAAGATACGGTCATGGATTCCCGTGGATTTGTGCCCGCGGATCATGCCGTCCATCCAGACGTTTCCACGGGGGATTATATCGATTTTCGCTGCACCGGCGATCATGTCATTCTCCGATGGTACCACAGGGTGTTGACCGCTGAACGAGCTTTACCGTGCCATTCAGGCGGCAACGGTATGCGGGATAGGTGCTTACAATCCAGAGTACGGGATGGTCGGATGCATCGAAAATCAGTTCTCCCGTGATGAGGAGAGGAGACGATTCATCAACACCGAGAAACTCCTTTTCCCGCTGCCCGGCTTTATGCACCCGGATATCATACTCGGTACGGACAAAGCATAAACCGGCCTTTTCCTGTAAAAGATGCATGAAGAGCGGTGAATCCGCGATATCACGGGATATGAAGCTGCCGGGAACAGGGGAGATGTATACTTCGTCCAGCGAGAAAGGGCTGCCTCCTATGGTATCGAGCCGTACCAGATGCCGCAGCATCGAATCGGGCTGCACACCGAGTTTTTCCGCGATATCCTTGCGGGCCGGAACCATGTCATCAACGAGGAGGGTGCGCACGATTCTCAGTCTTCCGGCCGCCACATCGGTTGTGAAGCTTGAAAGACCGATTACTTCTGTTTCCCGTGATTTGTCGCGGACGAAGCTGCCGATACCATGACGTTTTTCAACGAGACCGTCGAAAACGAGCTCCTGAATAGCACGGCGGACAGTAATACTACTTACATGAAATTCGTTTTTAAGCCCTGTTTCGGAAGGCAGAGCGGTTCCCGGGGGATACGTACCCGTTACGATACGGTATTTGAGGTCGTCATAAACAGACTGATAGAGAAGTTTGGCCATGGTAAACTTTCTGTTTGGACACCTGTGTGCTCACTCATTATAATAAGTATAATAACTCATGGTTTCTTGTCAATACAAATCATGACGAATTTCTCGACAAATCATCATGACCTGATAAATTGCCGTTCTGTTGAAAATTCTGAATCTTTCCGGATCAAATAATAACGGGATAACAAAGTTGATTTTATTTGAAATATGAGTGATTATATTATATACTGATTTTAAAAGATATCATTATATTCGTCGAAAGAATTTCCCGAAAATCGGCTTTAATTTTATGAAAAGTTCTCCCGGCATTACGGAACTCATATAATTGTTACTTTCGACATGAAAAAGAAGATGTATTCTGCTGAAGTTGGTTAGTTTTTGCTGGAAAAACATCGCATGCCGAAGCAGGGGATAATTTATGACAGGTATATTCTGATCTATCAATGGGGCGTACTATGACAGGACTTTCTTATGAAGATGAATTCATCACACTGTTTGAAAAAACAGTTGATCTGGTATATATCCATGATTTTAATGGAAGGTTCCTGGATGCAAATCCTGCGGCTTTGAAACTGCTCGGTTATAAAAAAGAAGAAATCGGTACAGCTGATTTTTCAACAATAATCGCGAGCGAACAGGTTGATAAAGCCATTGAAACCATGAAAGAAATAATCAGGATCGGATATCAGAAGGGTTTTACCGAGTTTATAGTGAGGAACAAGGAAGGAAAACATATTCATATACAGACTAACGGCACGCTTATATACCGCAACGGCAAACCATATGCGATTCTCGGAATCGGAAGAGACATCACCGAACGAAAAAAGTCAGAGGAAAAATACAAGAAAATATATGAACAACTGAAGGAATTCCGATCCATTATCAATCGAAGTCCGGCAATCGTACTTTTCTGGAAGATGTCACACAGCTGGCCGGTAGAATTCGTTTCTGACAACATCAGACAGTTCGGCTATCAACCTGAAGATTTTCTTTCGGGTAAAGTATCATGGACCGGTATCATACATCCTGATGATTTACCAAAATTTGTATCAGAGATAGCAGATTGTGCCCGGAAAAATATTACAGAGTTTTATCAGGAATACCGTCTGATTACAATATCGGGAGATGTGCGCTGGATAGGAGATCATTCGAAAACAATATGCAATCCACAGGAAGAAAACACCCATTATCAGAGTATCATTCTGGACATCACCAAAAGGAAAAGTGCAGAGAATATTGAAAAACGCAATACAAAACGAATGGAGATTCTTGCCCAGAAAGCGATGGAACTGGTACAGATATCGCCCGATGAAAACATATACCAGGCTATCGGTAATAAGCTGAAAGAAATCACCGGTGATGCGGTTATTATTATAAACTCA
The nucleotide sequence above comes from bacterium. Encoded proteins:
- a CDS encoding neutral/alkaline non-lysosomal ceramidase N-terminal domain-containing protein, giving the protein MIAGAAKIDIIPRGNVWMDGMIRGHKSTGIHDRIFARALVLGSDDSMEHACALISVEVCGIRGSDAHLMRESIARETGIPPEHIVIAATHTHSGPATIGFFNPVEDGYIGELHEKITEVTRDAARNTGPVAVGFASGAENTISHYRRLLAEDGHVVMNWEQYPAEKIIGPLGETDSEVGIVKFADAGNPGTARCLLFNHAGHPNVLSGDNYRISGDYPGYAAHLLENEYGCTALFLNGAQGTMDIDGLRDRDTEGVERTGSALAAAVAETACRIDLSQDLRIRTGHVRYTLPPRMITADELSWAEQVIAATGGAVRTMADGVGDDYKALLFKRLHEQENRDIPAEHTCIAIGDCALISFPGELFTEIGQRIKRESPFSYTYIIGLANGEIGYVPTAKAIGEGGYAVETREVCDNAEEIIVSHCLELLNRVYGT
- a CDS encoding GntR family transcriptional regulator, which encodes MAKLLYQSVYDDLKYRIVTGTYPPGTALPSETGLKNEFHVSSITVRRAIQELVFDGLVEKRHGIGSFVRDKSRETEVIGLSSFTTDVAAGRLRIVRTLLVDDMVPARKDIAEKLGVQPDSMLRHLVRLDTIGGSPFSLDEVYISPVPGSFISRDIADSPLFMHLLQEKAGLCFVRTEYDIRVHKAGQREKEFLGVDESSPLLITGELIFDASDHPVLWIVSTYPAYRCRLNGTVKLVQRSTPCGTIGE